Proteins encoded in a region of the Mycolicibacterium chitae genome:
- a CDS encoding thiolase domain-containing protein, which yields MTDIAVVGFAHAPHVRRTDGTTNGVEMLMPCFAALYEELGITKADIGFWCSGSSDYLAGRAFSFISAIDSIGAVPPINESHVEMDAAWALYEAYIKLLTGEVETALVYGFGKSSAGNLRRVLALQTDPYTVAPLWPDSISMAGLQARLGLDAGKWTVEQMAQVALDAMTAAGRTDSVESAASVDELLARPLYADPLRRHDIAPITDGAAAIVLAAGDRARELRENPAWITGLEHRIETPILGARDLASSPSTAASARSALGGDAGAVEVAELHAPFSHQQLILAEAIGLGEATKINPSGGALAGNPMFAAGLERIGFAAQHIWNGTAQRTLAHATSGPALQQNLVAVLDGKVN from the coding sequence GTGACAGACATCGCAGTGGTCGGTTTCGCGCATGCCCCACATGTGCGCCGCACCGACGGCACCACCAACGGCGTCGAGATGTTGATGCCGTGTTTCGCCGCGCTCTACGAGGAGCTGGGCATCACCAAGGCCGACATCGGGTTCTGGTGCTCCGGGTCGTCGGACTACCTTGCCGGACGCGCCTTCTCGTTCATCTCGGCGATCGACTCGATCGGCGCGGTGCCGCCGATCAACGAATCGCACGTGGAGATGGACGCCGCGTGGGCGCTCTACGAGGCCTACATCAAGCTGCTGACCGGTGAGGTCGAGACCGCGTTGGTCTACGGGTTCGGCAAGTCCTCGGCCGGCAACCTGCGCCGGGTGCTGGCGCTGCAGACCGACCCCTACACCGTGGCGCCGCTGTGGCCGGATTCCATCTCGATGGCCGGCCTGCAGGCCCGGCTGGGGTTGGACGCCGGCAAGTGGACCGTCGAGCAGATGGCGCAGGTCGCACTGGACGCGATGACCGCCGCCGGCCGCACCGACTCGGTGGAGAGCGCCGCCAGCGTCGACGAACTGCTGGCCCGCCCGCTCTACGCCGATCCGCTGCGCCGTCACGACATCGCGCCCATCACCGACGGCGCGGCCGCGATCGTGCTGGCCGCCGGCGACCGGGCCCGCGAACTGCGGGAGAATCCGGCCTGGATCACGGGCCTCGAGCACCGCATCGAGACACCCATCCTGGGTGCCCGCGACCTGGCGAGTTCCCCGTCGACCGCGGCGTCGGCCCGGTCGGCTCTGGGCGGCGACGCGGGCGCGGTCGAGGTGGCCGAACTGCACGCCCCGTTCAGCCATCAGCAGCTGATCCTCGCCGAGGCGATCGGGCTGGGCGAGGCCACGAAGATCAACCCGTCCGGCGGCGCGCTCGCCGGCAACCCCATGTTCGCGGCCGGCCTGGAACGCATCGGCTTTGCCGCCCAACACATCTGGAACGGGACGGCGCAACGGACCCTGGCGCACGCCACCAGCGGACCGGCGCTGCAGCAAAACCTGGTCGCCGTTCTCGACGGAAAGGTCAACTGA
- a CDS encoding Zn-ribbon domain-containing OB-fold protein, with product MNASQSSPSLIDDHEPPLSAPLKLSFDYTRSVGPVLSQFFTALRERRIVGNRGSDGRVHVPPAEYDPVTYERLSEIVPVASVGTVVSWTWVPEPVDGQPLDRPFAWALIKLDGADTPLLHALDVASPDDIATGARVHAHWVDEPVGAITDIAYFALGEQPEPAAAPAVDLEPVTMLVTPIEVEIQHSASRPESAYLRALQEGRLVGARRGADGPVYFPAREADPKTGQTLDELVELPDKGIVTTFAVINIPFAGQRIKPPYVAAYVLLDGADIPFLHLVTDIDPADVRMGMRVEAVWKPREEWGHGIDNIDYFRPTGEPDADYDSFKHHL from the coding sequence GTGAACGCCAGTCAGAGCAGCCCGTCGCTGATCGATGACCATGAGCCGCCGCTGTCCGCACCGCTGAAGCTGTCCTTTGACTACACCCGTTCGGTCGGGCCGGTCCTCAGTCAGTTCTTCACCGCACTTCGCGAACGCCGCATCGTCGGCAACCGCGGATCCGACGGCCGGGTACACGTGCCACCTGCCGAATACGACCCCGTCACCTATGAGCGGTTGAGCGAGATCGTACCGGTGGCATCCGTCGGCACCGTGGTGTCGTGGACGTGGGTTCCCGAGCCGGTGGACGGCCAACCGCTGGACCGCCCCTTCGCCTGGGCGCTGATCAAACTCGACGGCGCCGACACCCCGCTGCTGCACGCCCTCGACGTCGCGAGCCCCGACGACATCGCCACCGGGGCGCGGGTCCACGCGCACTGGGTCGACGAGCCCGTCGGCGCGATCACCGACATCGCCTACTTCGCGCTGGGCGAGCAGCCGGAGCCTGCGGCCGCGCCGGCCGTCGACCTGGAACCGGTGACCATGCTGGTCACGCCGATCGAGGTGGAGATCCAGCACAGTGCCTCCCGTCCGGAGAGCGCCTACCTGCGGGCACTGCAGGAGGGCCGGCTGGTCGGCGCGCGGCGGGGTGCCGACGGGCCGGTGTACTTCCCGGCCCGTGAGGCCGACCCCAAGACCGGGCAGACCCTCGACGAGCTGGTCGAGCTGCCGGACAAGGGCATCGTCACCACCTTCGCGGTGATCAACATCCCGTTCGCCGGGCAGCGCATCAAACCGCCCTACGTCGCGGCCTACGTGCTGCTCGACGGGGCCGACATTCCGTTCCTGCACCTGGTCACCGACATCGATCCGGCCGACGTGCGGATGGGCATGCGGGTCGAGGCGGTGTGGAAGCCCCGCGAGGAGTGGGGCCACGGCATCGACAACATCGACTACTTCCGGCCCACCGGCGAACCCGACGCCGACTACGACTCGTTCAAGCACCACCTCTAG
- a CDS encoding LLM class F420-dependent oxidoreductase: protein MKLGLQLGYWGAQPPTNHAELVAAAEDAGFDTVFTAEAWGSDAYTPLAWWGRETTRMRLGTSVIQLSARTPTACAMAALTLDHLSGGRHILGLGVSGPQVVEGWYGQRFPKPLARTREYIDIIRQVWAREAPVTSPGPHYPLPLSGEGTTGLGKALKPITHPRRADIPIMLGAEGPKNVALAAEICDGWLPIFYSPRLAPMYNEWLDEGFARPGARRSREDFEICATAQVVVTDDRPAVLELIKPHLALYMGGMGAEDTNFHADVYRRMGYSDVVDEVTALFRSDRKDQAAKVIPDELVDDAAIVGDIDYVRKQIAAWEAAGVTMMVVGARTTEQIRDLTELV from the coding sequence ATGAAGCTGGGATTGCAACTCGGGTATTGGGGCGCGCAGCCGCCCACCAACCACGCCGAACTCGTCGCGGCCGCCGAGGACGCGGGCTTCGACACCGTGTTCACCGCCGAGGCGTGGGGTTCGGACGCCTACACGCCGCTGGCCTGGTGGGGCCGCGAGACCACCCGGATGCGACTGGGCACCTCGGTGATCCAGCTGTCCGCACGCACCCCCACGGCCTGCGCCATGGCGGCGCTGACGCTCGACCACCTCTCGGGGGGACGGCACATCCTGGGGCTGGGCGTCTCCGGTCCGCAGGTGGTGGAGGGCTGGTACGGCCAGCGCTTCCCCAAGCCGTTGGCCCGTACCCGCGAATACATCGACATCATCCGGCAGGTGTGGGCGCGCGAGGCGCCCGTGACCAGCCCGGGACCGCACTACCCGTTGCCGCTGTCGGGGGAGGGCACCACCGGGCTGGGCAAGGCACTCAAGCCCATCACGCATCCGCGCCGCGCCGATATCCCGATCATGCTGGGCGCCGAGGGGCCCAAGAACGTGGCGCTGGCGGCCGAGATCTGCGACGGCTGGCTGCCCATCTTCTACAGCCCGCGGTTGGCGCCGATGTACAACGAGTGGCTCGACGAGGGCTTCGCCCGCCCGGGCGCCCGTCGTTCCCGGGAGGACTTCGAGATCTGCGCGACCGCCCAGGTGGTGGTGACCGACGACCGGCCGGCGGTATTGGAGCTGATCAAGCCGCACCTGGCCCTCTACATGGGCGGCATGGGCGCCGAGGACACCAACTTCCACGCCGACGTCTACCGCCGGATGGGCTACAGCGACGTCGTCGACGAGGTGACGGCGCTGTTCCGCTCGGACCGCAAGGATCAAGCCGCGAAGGTCATCCCCGACGAGCTGGTCGACGACGCCGCGATTGTCGGCGATATCGACTACGTGCGTAAGCAAATCGCGGCCTGGGAAGCCGCCGGCGTGACCATGATGGTCGTCGGCGCGCGGACAACGGAGCAGATAAGGGACCTGACCGAGCTGGTGTAG
- a CDS encoding acetoacetate decarboxylase family protein produces the protein MADTLRSTHTIQGTVLTMPVRIRRADTHVAMFSVPADAAQRMIDYSGLRVCEHLPGRAVTMLMLVRYIDGDLGKYHEFGTAVMVNPPGSAAKGPKALASAAAFIHHLPVDQGFTLEAGQKIWGFPKIMADFTVRDGRTFDFDVSEDGNLIAGLEFRPGLSVPSAFTSKAQVLTTYSHTGGITREIPWEMKNSGMRARLGGARLRLGAHPYADELRTLGLPKRPFATQSSANVEMTFGDATEIR, from the coding sequence ATGGCCGACACACTCCGCTCCACGCACACGATCCAGGGAACCGTGCTGACGATGCCCGTGCGCATCCGCCGGGCTGACACCCACGTCGCGATGTTCTCGGTGCCGGCGGACGCCGCCCAGCGGATGATCGACTACAGCGGGCTGCGGGTCTGCGAGCACCTGCCCGGCCGCGCGGTCACCATGCTGATGCTGGTCCGCTACATCGACGGCGATCTCGGCAAGTACCACGAGTTCGGCACCGCGGTCATGGTCAACCCGCCGGGATCCGCGGCGAAGGGGCCCAAGGCGCTGGCGTCGGCGGCGGCCTTCATCCATCACCTACCGGTCGACCAGGGCTTCACGCTGGAAGCCGGCCAGAAGATCTGGGGCTTCCCGAAGATCATGGCGGACTTCACCGTTCGGGATGGGCGCACCTTCGACTTCGACGTGTCCGAGGACGGCAACCTCATCGCCGGCCTCGAGTTCCGGCCCGGGCTGTCGGTGCCGTCGGCGTTCACGTCGAAAGCCCAGGTGCTGACCACCTACAGCCACACCGGCGGCATCACCCGCGAAATCCCCTGGGAGATGAAGAATTCCGGGATGCGGGCCCGGCTGGGCGGGGCGCGGCTGCGCCTGGGCGCGCACCCCTACGCCGACGAACTACGCACGCTCGGTCTGCCGAAACGACCGTTCGCCACCCAATCTTCTGCCAATGTCGAGATGACGTTCGGCGACGCCACCGAGATTCGATAA
- a CDS encoding cytochrome P450, protein MTATILDVDLTDGNFYADGGAREAYKWMRAHQPVFRDRNGLAAATTYQAVLDAERNPEVFSSTGGIRPDQPGMPYMIDMDDPAHLLRRKLVNAGFTRKRVMDKVPSIERLCDTLIDGVIERGECDYVRSIAAPLPMAVIGDMLGVLPEEREMLLTWSDDLVCGLSSHLDESAVTKLMETFAAYTAFTMEVIKQRRAEPTEDLFSVLVNAEVEGQQLSDDEIVMETLLILIGGDETTRHTLSGGTEALLRHRDQWEQVVANPDLLTDAIEEMLRWTSPVKNMCRTLTQDIDFHGTELKAGEKIMLMFESANFDETVFEDPDSFRIDRNPNSHVAFGFGTHFCMGNQLARLELKLMLSRVIARMPDLRLADESRLPLRPANFVSGLEEMPVLFTPGQRLG, encoded by the coding sequence ATGACTGCCACGATCCTCGACGTCGACCTGACCGACGGCAACTTCTACGCAGACGGCGGGGCCCGGGAGGCGTACAAGTGGATGCGCGCCCACCAACCGGTGTTCCGTGACCGCAACGGCCTGGCCGCCGCGACCACCTATCAGGCGGTCCTGGATGCCGAGCGCAACCCCGAGGTGTTCTCCAGCACCGGCGGGATCCGGCCGGATCAGCCCGGCATGCCGTACATGATCGACATGGACGACCCCGCACACCTGTTGCGCCGCAAGCTCGTCAACGCCGGCTTCACCCGCAAGCGGGTGATGGACAAGGTGCCGTCCATCGAGCGGTTGTGCGACACCCTGATCGATGGGGTGATCGAACGCGGCGAATGCGACTACGTCCGCAGCATCGCCGCGCCGCTGCCGATGGCCGTCATCGGCGACATGCTCGGGGTGCTGCCCGAGGAGCGGGAGATGCTGCTGACCTGGTCCGACGACCTGGTCTGCGGGTTGAGCTCGCACCTGGACGAGTCGGCCGTCACCAAGCTGATGGAGACCTTCGCCGCCTACACCGCCTTCACCATGGAGGTCATCAAGCAGCGCCGCGCCGAGCCCACCGAGGACCTGTTCTCGGTACTGGTCAACGCCGAGGTCGAGGGCCAGCAGCTCTCCGACGACGAGATCGTCATGGAGACCCTGCTGATCCTCATCGGCGGCGACGAGACCACCCGGCACACGCTGTCCGGCGGCACCGAGGCGCTGCTGCGGCACCGCGATCAGTGGGAGCAGGTGGTGGCCAACCCCGACCTGCTGACCGACGCGATCGAGGAGATGCTGCGCTGGACCTCGCCGGTGAAGAACATGTGTCGCACGCTGACCCAGGACATCGACTTCCACGGCACCGAGCTCAAGGCCGGCGAGAAGATCATGCTGATGTTCGAATCGGCGAACTTCGACGAGACCGTGTTCGAGGATCCGGACAGCTTCCGCATCGACCGAAACCCCAACAGCCACGTGGCCTTTGGCTTCGGCACGCACTTCTGCATGGGCAATCAGCTGGCCCGCCTGGAGCTGAAGCTGATGCTCTCGCGGGTCATCGCGCGGATGCCCGATCTCCGGTTGGCCGACGAGAGCCGGCTGCCGCTGCGGCCGGCGAACTTCGTGTCCGGCCTCGAGGAGATGCCGGTGTTGTTCACCCCGGGCCAGCGGCTCGGCTAG
- a CDS encoding crotonase/enoyl-CoA hydratase family protein produces the protein MQEGGSIVSDAESAAEQPHALVEQRGHTLIVTMNRPERKNALTGEMLSIMVDAWDRVDNDPEIRSCVLTGAGGAFCAGMDLKNANKQAPGDTFKAGYDPTRIDGLLKGRRLTKPLIAAVEGAAIAGGTEILQGTDIRVAGESAKFGVSEAKWSLYPMGGSAVRLVRQIPYTIACDILLTGRHITAAEAREFGLIGHVVPDGSALDKALEIAEVINNNGPLAVQAILKTIRETEGMHENDAFVPDTKNGIPVFLSEDSKEGPRAFAEKRKPNFQMK, from the coding sequence ATGCAGGAAGGCGGGTCCATCGTGAGCGATGCTGAGAGTGCTGCCGAACAGCCGCATGCCCTGGTAGAGCAGCGCGGACACACGCTGATCGTCACGATGAACCGGCCGGAGCGCAAGAACGCCCTCACCGGTGAGATGCTCTCGATAATGGTCGACGCCTGGGACCGCGTCGACAACGATCCGGAGATCCGGAGTTGCGTCCTGACCGGGGCCGGCGGCGCGTTCTGCGCGGGCATGGACCTGAAGAACGCCAACAAGCAGGCCCCGGGCGACACCTTCAAGGCCGGCTACGACCCCACCCGCATCGACGGCCTGCTCAAGGGCCGCCGGTTGACCAAGCCGCTGATCGCCGCCGTCGAGGGCGCCGCGATCGCCGGGGGCACCGAGATCCTGCAGGGCACCGACATCCGGGTGGCCGGCGAGAGCGCCAAGTTCGGGGTGTCCGAGGCCAAGTGGAGCCTGTACCCGATGGGCGGGTCCGCGGTGCGCCTGGTCCGGCAGATCCCGTACACGATCGCCTGCGACATCCTGCTGACCGGACGGCACATCACCGCCGCCGAGGCCCGCGAGTTCGGCCTGATCGGCCATGTCGTGCCGGACGGTTCGGCGCTGGACAAGGCGCTCGAGATCGCCGAGGTCATCAACAACAACGGCCCCTTGGCAGTACAGGCCATCCTGAAGACCATCCGGGAGACCGAGGGCATGCACGAGAACGACGCCTTCGTCCCCGACACCAAGAACGGCATCCCGGTGTTCCTCTCCGAGGACTCCAAGGAGGGCCCGCGCGCGTTCGCCGAGAAGCGCAAGCCGAACTTCCAGATGAAGTAG
- a CDS encoding acyl-CoA synthetase: MALNIADLAEHAIDAVPDRVALICGDEQLTYAQLEERANRLAHYLIDQGVKKDDKVGLYCRNRIEIVIGMLGIVKAGAILVNVNFRYVEGELRYLFDNSDMVALIHERQYSDRVANVLPDTPRINTVLVVEDGSDLDYQRYGGVEFETALAQGSPERDFGPRSEDDIYLLYTGGTTGFPKGVMWRHEDIYRVLFGGTDFATGEPVADEYGLARQAKDNPPMIRLPIPPMIHGATQSATWMALFTGHTVVLTPEFDADQIWRMIHEHKVNLLFFTGDAMARPLLDALLAAQDAGEEYDLSSLFLLASTAALFSTSLKEKFVELLPNRIITDSIGSSETGFGGTSIVAKGQSHTGGPRVTIDKSTVVLDDDGNEVQPGSGVRGVIAKRGHIPVGYYKDEKKTAETFKTFHGVRYAIPGDYAEVEADGSVTMLGRGSVSINSGGEKIYPEEVEAALKGHPDVFDALVVGVPDPRFGQHVAAVVQPREGARPALADLDAFVRTQIAGYKVPRSLWLVDEVMRSPAGKPDYRWAKDQTEARPADEVHANHAATQGAKA, encoded by the coding sequence ATGGCCCTCAACATCGCCGATCTCGCCGAGCATGCCATCGACGCCGTGCCCGACCGCGTCGCCCTGATTTGTGGTGACGAACAGCTGACCTACGCCCAACTCGAGGAGCGGGCCAACCGGCTCGCGCACTACCTCATCGATCAGGGCGTCAAGAAGGACGACAAGGTCGGGCTGTACTGCCGCAACCGGATCGAGATCGTGATCGGGATGCTCGGCATCGTCAAGGCCGGCGCCATCCTGGTCAACGTCAACTTCCGGTACGTCGAGGGCGAACTGCGCTACCTGTTCGACAACTCCGACATGGTAGCGCTGATCCACGAACGGCAATACTCCGACCGGGTGGCCAACGTGCTGCCGGACACCCCGCGCATCAACACGGTGCTGGTCGTCGAGGACGGCTCCGATCTGGATTATCAGCGCTACGGCGGCGTGGAGTTCGAGACCGCGCTGGCGCAGGGCTCACCCGAGCGGGACTTCGGTCCGCGCAGCGAGGACGACATCTACCTGCTCTACACCGGCGGGACCACCGGGTTCCCCAAGGGTGTGATGTGGCGCCACGAGGACATTTACCGAGTGTTGTTCGGCGGCACCGACTTTGCCACCGGCGAACCCGTCGCCGACGAGTACGGCCTGGCCCGGCAGGCCAAGGACAATCCGCCGATGATCCGGCTGCCCATCCCGCCGATGATCCACGGCGCCACGCAGTCGGCGACCTGGATGGCGCTGTTCACCGGCCACACCGTGGTGCTGACGCCGGAATTCGACGCCGACCAGATCTGGCGAATGATCCACGAGCACAAGGTCAACCTGCTGTTCTTCACCGGTGATGCGATGGCCCGGCCGCTGCTCGACGCGCTGCTCGCGGCCCAGGACGCCGGCGAGGAGTACGACCTGTCCTCGCTGTTCCTGCTGGCCAGCACCGCGGCGCTGTTCTCGACGAGCCTCAAGGAGAAGTTCGTCGAACTGCTGCCCAACCGCATCATCACCGATTCGATCGGCTCCTCGGAGACCGGGTTCGGCGGCACCAGCATCGTCGCCAAGGGGCAGTCGCACACCGGCGGGCCGCGGGTGACCATCGACAAGAGCACCGTGGTGCTCGACGACGACGGCAACGAGGTCCAGCCCGGCTCCGGCGTCCGCGGCGTGATCGCCAAGCGGGGCCACATTCCCGTCGGCTATTACAAGGACGAGAAGAAGACCGCCGAGACGTTCAAGACCTTCCACGGCGTGCGCTACGCCATCCCGGGCGACTACGCCGAGGTCGAGGCCGACGGCAGCGTCACCATGCTGGGCCGCGGCTCGGTGTCGATCAACAGCGGCGGCGAGAAGATCTACCCCGAAGAGGTCGAGGCCGCGCTCAAGGGCCACCCGGATGTGTTCGACGCGCTGGTGGTCGGCGTGCCCGATCCGCGCTTCGGCCAACACGTCGCCGCGGTGGTGCAGCCCCGCGAGGGCGCCCGCCCCGCACTGGCGGACCTGGACGCCTTCGTGCGCACGCAGATCGCGGGATACAAAGTGCCCCGCAGCCTTTGGCTGGTCGACGAGGTCATGCGGTCCCCGGCGGGCAAGCCCGACTACCGGTGGGCCAAGGATCAAACCGAAGCCCGACCCGCCGACGAGGTGCACGCCAACCATGCGGCCACACAGGGAGCGAAAGCCTAA